A DNA window from Bradyrhizobium barranii subsp. barranii contains the following coding sequences:
- a CDS encoding replication-associated recombination protein A — protein sequence MSPKRPQETPTLFAAAGLDHEAPHPLPDRLRPRALSEVVGQDHILGPDGALTRMLETRTLGSLVFWGPPGTGKTTVARLLADATDLHFEQISAVFSGVADLKKAFDAARARREMGKGTLLFVDEVHRFNRAQQDSFLPVMEDGTVVMVGATTENPSFELNAALLSRARVLVFRSLDAAAIEKLFAHAEEVEGRKLPLDDEARAVLVRMADGDGRASLTLVEEVWRSARADEIFNAAQLQEILQRRAPIYDKSADGHYNLISALHKSVRGSDPDAALYYLARMLDAGEDPLFLARRVVRMAVEDIGLADPQALVIANAAKDAFDFLGHPEGELAIAQAVVYLATAPKSNAVYTAFKAAMQVAKQAGSLLPPKHILNSPTKLMKSEGYGAAYEYDHDAPDAFSGQDYFPEALGRPTFYDPPERGFEREIRKRLDYWAKLRKERGGSR from the coding sequence ATGAGCCCGAAGCGACCACAGGAGACGCCAACTCTCTTTGCCGCGGCGGGGCTCGACCACGAGGCTCCGCATCCGCTGCCGGACCGGCTGCGCCCGCGCGCGCTGTCGGAGGTCGTAGGCCAGGACCATATCCTCGGTCCCGATGGTGCGCTGACGCGCATGCTGGAGACGCGCACGCTCGGATCGCTGGTGTTCTGGGGCCCGCCCGGCACCGGCAAGACCACGGTGGCGCGGCTGCTGGCCGATGCGACCGATCTGCATTTCGAGCAGATCTCCGCGGTGTTCTCCGGCGTCGCCGATCTGAAGAAGGCGTTTGACGCCGCACGCGCCCGCCGCGAGATGGGCAAGGGCACGCTGCTGTTCGTCGACGAGGTGCATCGCTTCAATCGCGCCCAGCAGGATTCGTTTCTGCCGGTGATGGAGGACGGCACCGTCGTGATGGTCGGCGCGACCACCGAAAACCCGTCCTTCGAGCTCAACGCGGCGTTGCTCTCTCGTGCGCGCGTGCTGGTGTTTCGCTCGCTCGATGCCGCCGCGATCGAAAAACTGTTCGCGCATGCCGAAGAGGTCGAGGGCCGCAAGCTGCCGCTCGATGACGAGGCGCGCGCTGTGCTGGTGCGCATGGCCGACGGCGACGGCCGGGCATCGCTGACGCTTGTCGAGGAGGTCTGGCGTTCGGCGCGGGCGGACGAGATTTTCAACGCGGCGCAGTTGCAGGAGATCCTGCAGCGCCGCGCGCCGATCTACGACAAGTCGGCCGACGGTCACTACAACCTGATCTCGGCGCTGCATAAGTCGGTGCGGGGCTCCGATCCCGACGCCGCGCTGTACTACCTCGCGCGCATGCTCGATGCCGGCGAGGACCCGCTGTTTCTGGCTCGCCGCGTCGTGCGCATGGCGGTCGAGGACATCGGCCTTGCCGATCCGCAGGCGCTCGTCATTGCCAACGCGGCCAAGGACGCCTTCGACTTCCTCGGCCATCCCGAGGGCGAGCTCGCGATCGCACAGGCCGTCGTCTACCTCGCCACCGCGCCGAAATCGAACGCCGTCTACACGGCTTTCAAGGCCGCGATGCAGGTCGCAAAACAGGCTGGCTCGCTGCTGCCGCCAAAGCACATCCTCAATTCCCCGACCAAGCTGATGAAGTCGGAGGGCTACGGCGCGGCCTACGAATACGACCACGACGCCCCCGACGCCTTCTCCGGCCAGGACTACTTTCCGGAAGCCCTGGGCCGCCCGACCTTCTACGACCCGCCCGAGCGCGGTTTTGAGCGCGAGATCCGCAAGCGGCTGGATTACTGGGCCAAGCTGCGGAAGGAGCGGGGTGGCTCGCGCTAG